In a single window of the Rhodothermales bacterium genome:
- a CDS encoding aldo/keto reductase → MKWFSSHLTRRDAIRAGVGMLAGLTLRRFTSLSDPRELIARPIPSSGEMLPVIGIGTARRYDVGAAEDERAPLRAVLKQFSEMGGRLVDTAPSYGKAEPVVGDLVADIGNRKSLFLATKVRSRTAAEGVAEMNRSFELLHTDVIDLMQVHNLVGVREMLPVLREWKAEGRIRYLGATTSRSSQYEEFVATMESEDMDFVQVNYSLADRGAADRILPLAADRGMAVLVNLPYGRGRLFSTVGDRPLPDWAAQFDCTSWGQFFLKYVVSHPAVTCAIPGTAKISYLEDNLGAAMGRLPTPALRKKMERFFDDL, encoded by the coding sequence ATGAAGTGGTTTTCGTCCCACTTGACGCGTCGCGACGCCATCCGTGCGGGAGTAGGGATGCTCGCGGGTCTGACTCTGCGTCGGTTCACTTCCCTTTCTGATCCCCGAGAACTTATTGCGCGGCCCATTCCATCATCCGGCGAGATGCTTCCCGTGATTGGAATCGGTACGGCAAGACGTTACGATGTAGGTGCGGCTGAGGACGAGCGCGCGCCGCTTCGCGCCGTGCTTAAGCAGTTTTCAGAGATGGGCGGACGACTCGTTGACACGGCGCCGTCGTACGGCAAAGCAGAGCCAGTTGTAGGCGACCTCGTCGCCGATATCGGCAACCGCAAATCACTGTTCCTCGCGACAAAGGTTCGATCCCGCACGGCGGCCGAAGGCGTTGCCGAGATGAATCGCTCCTTTGAATTGCTGCACACCGACGTCATCGACCTGATGCAGGTTCATAATCTCGTTGGCGTGCGCGAGATGCTACCCGTCCTTCGAGAATGGAAAGCAGAGGGTCGTATCAGGTACCTCGGCGCGACCACCTCACGCTCATCTCAGTATGAGGAGTTTGTGGCGACTATGGAAAGCGAAGACATGGACTTTGTCCAGGTCAACTACTCGCTGGCAGACCGAGGAGCAGCAGATCGGATCTTGCCGCTCGCTGCCGATCGCGGAATGGCGGTGCTTGTCAACCTGCCTTACGGCCGCGGCCGGCTCTTTAGCACGGTCGGCGACAGGCCTCTACCGGACTGGGCCGCACAGTTCGACTGTACCAGCTGGGGTCAGTTCTTTCTGAAATACGTGGTGTCCCATCCGGCGGTGACCTGTGCTATTCCGGGTACAGCCAAGATCTCATATCTGGAAGACAATCTAGGAGCCGCAATGGGCCGCCTGCCAACCCCGGCGCTTCGAAAAAAGATGGAGCGCTTCTTCGACGACCTCTAG
- a CDS encoding carbohydrate binding family 9 domain-containing protein — protein sequence MRHMLLAASIVLAGLTVLTASAQLSFDSEVARPIQRQAATGDDAPAVQTIRATRAESALSIDGLHDDVAWRSAQPITRFTQRDPDEGAEPTQRTEVRVVYDDDALFVSARMFDSAPDSIVARLGRRDATSIESDNFVMFIDPYNDDRSGYYFGINAAGTLYDGVLMNDDWDDETWDGVWEANARIDDQGWTAEFRIPYSQLRFYAADEHVWGINFRREIVRKNELDYVVYTPRNESGFVSRFPDLVGMRGIAPKRQIEVVPYLTARAEFLEHDEGDPFNDGSRYVPSVGADLKMGIASNLTLNATINPDFGQVEVDPAVVNLSDVETFFPEKRPFFIEGNTVFRQFGRGGSNNNWGFNWGNPNFFYSRRVGRPPQGSLPDHDFAESREGTRILGAAKVTGRIGNGWNVGTVQALTERAISDYQLGGERLTAEAEPLAYYGVLRGQKELNDGRQAVGFMSTVAARDFRDDRLLDEINKSAFTFAADGWTFLDKDKTWVLTGWAGLSRVSGTTQRITDLQRSSLHYFQRPDAQYVSVDSSATSLTGTAGRLVLNKQRGRFTTNVAVGYISPSFDVNDLGFMWQTGMINSHAVLAYQWTDPGTWYRKIFAHASAFNTTDFDGNTIWRGLWTGNFIELLNYHEIFFNVAYNPETISNRLTRGGPLTLNQPGWQFGLEYETDGRKRWAFEFGLDTYRQKDSRNFSVSTEAVWQPASNISVAVQPEIEWNNEFAQWVGDYEDPLATRTFGTRYVFAELDQVEVSSRVRLNWTFSPVLSLQLFAQPLISSGDFSNYKELRAPKTFDFINYGSEGSTFDSETLIADPDGPGPAAPLNLEDSDFNFRSLRGTAVVRWEYSPGSTIFFVWTQTRSASEEYGDLRLGSSLGGIFDARPDNIFMVKLTYWLSR from the coding sequence ATGCGCCATATGCTCTTGGCCGCAAGCATCGTCCTGGCGGGTCTAACGGTTCTCACCGCCAGCGCGCAGCTCAGCTTCGATTCGGAAGTCGCCCGTCCGATTCAACGGCAGGCTGCCACAGGCGACGACGCGCCCGCCGTGCAGACCATTCGCGCGACAAGGGCTGAATCTGCCTTGTCCATCGACGGGCTTCACGACGACGTTGCCTGGCGCTCGGCTCAACCGATCACCAGGTTCACGCAGCGAGATCCTGACGAAGGGGCGGAGCCTACCCAGAGGACCGAAGTTCGCGTCGTGTACGATGACGATGCGCTCTTTGTCAGTGCCAGGATGTTCGACAGCGCGCCTGACTCGATCGTCGCTCGGCTTGGCCGCCGGGACGCTACCAGCATCGAGAGTGACAACTTCGTCATGTTCATCGATCCATACAACGACGACCGCTCCGGCTACTACTTCGGTATCAACGCTGCGGGCACTCTTTACGACGGCGTCCTGATGAACGACGATTGGGACGACGAGACGTGGGATGGCGTCTGGGAAGCCAACGCTCGGATCGACGATCAAGGCTGGACCGCCGAGTTCCGGATCCCCTACTCGCAGTTACGCTTCTACGCTGCTGACGAGCACGTCTGGGGTATCAATTTTAGGCGCGAGATAGTGCGCAAAAACGAACTCGACTACGTCGTGTACACGCCGCGCAATGAAAGTGGCTTTGTCTCGCGGTTTCCTGATCTGGTTGGAATGCGCGGCATCGCGCCCAAACGACAGATCGAGGTCGTCCCTTATTTGACCGCGAGAGCGGAGTTCCTGGAGCACGATGAGGGCGATCCGTTCAACGACGGATCCCGTTACGTGCCGAGCGTCGGGGCGGACCTCAAGATGGGAATTGCAAGTAACCTGACTCTGAATGCGACTATCAATCCGGACTTCGGACAAGTCGAAGTCGACCCTGCAGTAGTCAACCTTTCCGACGTGGAGACCTTCTTCCCGGAAAAGCGACCTTTCTTCATCGAGGGTAACACCGTATTCAGACAGTTCGGTCGGGGTGGATCCAACAACAACTGGGGGTTCAACTGGGGCAACCCGAATTTCTTCTACAGCCGCCGCGTCGGTCGGCCACCTCAAGGGAGTCTCCCGGACCACGACTTCGCCGAGTCCCGCGAAGGAACGCGCATACTGGGCGCCGCGAAAGTAACCGGCCGAATCGGCAATGGCTGGAACGTAGGAACTGTTCAGGCGCTCACCGAACGAGCGATTTCCGATTATCAGCTCGGCGGAGAACGGCTGACCGCCGAAGCGGAGCCGCTTGCGTACTACGGTGTTCTGCGAGGACAGAAAGAACTGAATGATGGTCGGCAGGCGGTCGGCTTCATGTCGACCGTTGCTGCTCGAGACTTTCGGGACGATCGCCTGCTGGACGAGATAAACAAGAGCGCATTTACGTTCGCTGCGGATGGCTGGACGTTTCTGGACAAAGACAAGACGTGGGTCCTTACCGGCTGGGCCGGCCTTTCACGTGTCAGCGGTACGACCCAGCGCATCACCGATCTGCAGCGATCCTCGTTGCACTACTTCCAGCGTCCGGATGCGCAGTATGTGTCCGTCGATTCTTCCGCGACCTCCCTTACAGGTACGGCCGGGCGACTAGTGCTGAACAAACAGCGGGGCCGCTTCACGACAAATGTGGCAGTTGGTTACATCAGTCCGTCGTTTGACGTGAACGACCTCGGATTCATGTGGCAGACAGGTATGATCAACTCGCACGCCGTGCTTGCCTATCAATGGACGGACCCGGGAACCTGGTACCGGAAAATTTTCGCCCATGCGTCCGCTTTTAACACGACAGACTTCGATGGAAATACGATCTGGCGTGGCCTCTGGACGGGCAATTTCATAGAGCTTCTGAACTATCACGAGATATTTTTCAACGTTGCCTACAACCCTGAAACTATCAGCAACAGACTCACACGCGGAGGACCGCTCACTTTAAACCAGCCCGGCTGGCAATTTGGACTTGAGTACGAGACGGACGGTCGCAAGCGCTGGGCATTTGAGTTTGGACTGGACACCTATCGACAGAAGGACTCGCGGAATTTTTCAGTCTCCACGGAGGCCGTGTGGCAACCTGCGTCGAATATCTCGGTTGCGGTGCAGCCAGAGATCGAATGGAACAACGAGTTTGCACAATGGGTGGGCGATTATGAGGATCCGCTGGCGACGCGCACGTTCGGTACCCGGTACGTATTTGCCGAGCTGGATCAGGTTGAAGTCTCGTCGAGAGTCAGGTTAAACTGGACGTTTTCGCCCGTATTGAGTCTTCAGCTATTCGCTCAGCCCCTCATCTCGTCCGGTGACTTCTCTAACTACAAGGAACTGAGAGCCCCAAAAACATTCGACTTCATCAACTACGGTAGCGAGGGGTCGACTTTCGATTCGGAAACACTCATCGCGGATCCTGACGGTCCCGGGCCCGCTGCGCCCCTGAATCTCGAAGACTCGGATTTCAATTTCCGGTCACTTCGGGGTACTGCCGTCGTGCGCTGGGAGTACAGCCCGGGTTCGACGATATTCTTCGTGTGGACGCAGACGCGTTCCGCCTCAGAAGAGTACGGTGACTTGCGGCTTGGCAGCTCGCTCGGCGGCATCTTCGATGCCAGGCCTGATAACATCTTCATGGTCAAACTGACCTACTGGTTAAGCCGGTAG
- a CDS encoding carbohydrate binding family 9 domain-containing protein, translating to MSTSSRSATALACVIAFVSTASVVAQAPSSNREDRLSSVVAVPRVEGADILIDGLLSEAVWLHAALFTGFHQYLPVDGRPAADSTHVLVWYSQEAIHVGIRAFEIHGEVRTTLADRDKIGNDDYIYILFDTYNDHRQAVLIGTNPLGQQADGVLRDAERGGDFGSLGAGAYTIDLSPDYVYQSLGRVTDHGFEVEIRVPFKSLRYQTKDIQDWGFNVIRKVQHSGYTTTWTPVLQANASFMAQSGVLRDLMGLRRGLVLDVNPELTGSLNRGEGASSFDAQVRDPLGVNLRWGISNNLTLNGTVNPDFSQIEADVAQLQFDPREAVFFPEKRPFFLDGIELFESPTNLIYTRRIANPATAIKLTGKTGGTNVAFLSAVDNKSQYLSNLDARYSNAIRVRHDLGGQGTIGLIYTDRIDGDFYNRVAAIDGRMVFSRAYTLTYQSGLSFTGDGETQATAPMWKLVAAGSGRKYGVSFTTSGFHEDFNAGSGFITRVGIARATLVPRVTWFGAEGALVESFTGGITLDGRWDYDDLARGNGPNDRKLHLNSSYRLRGGWSGGTSMFYESFAYPNELYTDYFVEIHQDGVPADTVAFTGTNRLTNLGFWSTLSTPRLSTFSANIFVVAGRDDNFFEWAPADIFFTTITLNWNPTEQLRVNLLYNHQQYFRANDKSTVGIRRVPRLKVEYQITPSIFLRLVGQYDASFVDELRDNSRTDDPILILDRTSGEYAPTRSSRTNGLRIDWLFSFRPNPGTVVFFGYGAGMSEPRPFRFRELRRTSDGFFLKLSYLFRV from the coding sequence GTGTCCACATCGAGCCGCAGCGCAACAGCGCTCGCCTGCGTGATTGCATTTGTGTCCACTGCTTCGGTGGTGGCTCAGGCGCCTTCGAGTAATCGCGAAGATAGATTATCCAGTGTCGTTGCAGTCCCGCGAGTCGAGGGCGCTGATATTCTAATAGATGGCCTGTTGTCGGAGGCCGTATGGTTGCACGCCGCTTTGTTTACGGGCTTCCATCAGTATCTGCCGGTTGACGGACGGCCCGCAGCCGACTCGACCCATGTGCTGGTATGGTACTCGCAGGAGGCGATTCACGTCGGCATTCGGGCATTCGAGATACACGGCGAAGTTCGCACCACCCTCGCCGACCGCGACAAGATCGGGAACGACGACTACATCTACATCCTGTTTGACACCTACAACGACCATCGCCAGGCGGTGTTGATTGGCACGAACCCGCTTGGTCAGCAAGCAGACGGCGTGCTTCGCGACGCGGAGCGAGGCGGAGATTTTGGGAGCTTAGGCGCAGGTGCCTACACAATTGATCTGAGTCCGGATTATGTCTATCAGAGTCTTGGACGAGTCACGGATCACGGTTTCGAAGTTGAGATCCGCGTGCCGTTCAAAAGCCTTCGGTACCAGACAAAAGACATTCAGGACTGGGGCTTCAACGTGATTCGGAAAGTGCAGCACTCCGGCTATACGACAACGTGGACGCCGGTGCTCCAGGCCAACGCTTCATTCATGGCGCAAAGTGGAGTCCTCAGGGATCTAATGGGGCTTCGACGAGGACTCGTTCTAGATGTCAATCCGGAATTGACCGGCTCATTGAATCGCGGTGAGGGCGCGTCCTCGTTCGATGCACAGGTGCGAGACCCACTGGGTGTCAATCTGAGGTGGGGTATCTCCAACAACCTGACGTTGAACGGGACGGTGAACCCAGACTTCTCCCAGATAGAGGCCGATGTCGCTCAACTACAGTTCGATCCAAGAGAGGCTGTGTTCTTCCCCGAGAAACGCCCGTTCTTTCTTGACGGCATCGAACTCTTCGAGTCTCCAACCAATCTGATCTATACGAGACGCATCGCGAATCCCGCAACCGCGATCAAGCTGACTGGCAAAACTGGAGGTACAAACGTGGCCTTCTTGTCGGCGGTCGATAACAAGTCGCAATACTTGTCAAACCTGGATGCAAGATATTCCAATGCGATTCGTGTCAGACATGACCTCGGGGGCCAGGGTACAATCGGATTGATCTACACAGACAGGATCGATGGTGATTTCTATAACCGTGTGGCCGCCATCGACGGTCGAATGGTATTCTCGCGCGCCTATACGCTGACGTACCAGTCGGGATTGAGCTTTACCGGTGATGGCGAAACGCAGGCCACCGCACCCATGTGGAAGCTTGTAGCGGCAGGGTCGGGACGCAAGTACGGCGTGTCATTCACAACTTCGGGCTTTCACGAGGACTTCAATGCCGGATCTGGATTCATTACGCGTGTTGGGATCGCGCGGGCGACACTCGTGCCGCGCGTCACATGGTTCGGTGCTGAAGGCGCCCTGGTTGAATCTTTCACGGGAGGAATCACACTTGACGGAAGATGGGACTACGATGATCTCGCACGGGGAAATGGGCCGAATGATCGCAAGTTGCATCTGAACAGCAGCTATCGATTGCGAGGAGGCTGGTCCGGTGGGACATCTATGTTCTACGAATCATTCGCTTACCCGAACGAGCTGTATACCGACTACTTCGTCGAGATTCATCAGGATGGTGTTCCCGCAGACACCGTGGCATTCACGGGTACGAATCGCCTCACCAATCTCGGGTTCTGGTCAACTCTCAGCACTCCGCGGCTCAGCACATTCTCGGCCAATATCTTCGTCGTGGCAGGCCGCGACGATAACTTCTTCGAGTGGGCTCCAGCGGACATCTTCTTCACAACGATCACGCTCAATTGGAATCCGACCGAGCAGTTACGAGTCAACCTGCTGTACAATCACCAGCAGTACTTCCGGGCCAACGACAAGAGCACGGTCGGCATTAGACGCGTCCCACGACTCAAGGTGGAATATCAGATCACACCATCCATCTTCCTTCGACTGGTCGGACAGTACGATGCCTCCTTCGTAGATGAGCTGAGAGATAACTCGCGAACTGACGATCCGATTCTCATTCTGGATCGCACGTCAGGAGAATACGCCCCGACCCGATCCAGCCGTACGAACGGTCTCCGCATCGACTGGCTGTTTTCATTTCGCCCGAACCCCGGAACCGTTGTCTTCTTTGGCTACGGAGCCGGGATGAGCGAGCCCCGGCCCTTCCGCTTTAGAGAACTGAGGAGGACCTCAGACGGCTTCTTTCTGAAGTTGAGTTACCTGTTCAGAGTCTGA
- a CDS encoding acyl-CoA thioesterase, with protein MKKSFELNLDVEPGDIDELGHVNNVVYLRWIQDVAIAHWKSAAPAADQESLRWVVMRHEVDYKRPAYLHDKVVARTWVGVADRRNFERHTELLRQSDMRVLALARTVWCPIDAKTGRPTNVSAQVRELFSVNPSETD; from the coding sequence ATGAAAAAATCCTTCGAACTAAATCTGGACGTCGAGCCCGGTGACATCGACGAACTGGGGCACGTCAACAATGTCGTGTATCTGAGATGGATTCAGGACGTTGCGATTGCGCATTGGAAGAGCGCTGCCCCGGCTGCTGATCAGGAATCACTTCGATGGGTTGTCATGCGGCACGAGGTCGACTACAAACGACCCGCATACCTGCATGACAAGGTGGTCGCACGCACCTGGGTCGGCGTAGCCGACCGCCGCAATTTTGAGCGCCACACGGAATTACTGCGACAATCTGACATGCGAGTTCTCGCTCTCGCCAGAACCGTGTGGTGCCCCATCGATGCGAAGACGGGGCGACCGACGAATGTGAGCGCACAAGTCCGGGAGCTATTCTCAGTGAATCCGTCGGAAACGGATTGA
- a CDS encoding NAD-dependent epimerase/dehydratase family protein, protein MRILLTGGAGFIGSHLVDRLLAEGAEVTVVDNLDSFYNPAVKLHNISTHTDDPGFTFVQGDICRVAEFGEQIPDPVDVIVHLAARAGVRPSIADPTGYQHVNVAGTQSMLELAKERGVKHFVFASSSSVYGVNPNVPWSESEMTLRPISPYASTKISGELLGHVYSHLYGIRFTALRLFTVYGPRQRPDLAIHKFSKLMLAGQPIPLFGDGSTERDYTHAFDVIDGIRSAIDYDDELFDVFNIGSDEPVRLSTLVDLLQDVLGVEAKIDRHPEQIGDLPRTWSNLEHARDRLGYQPRVDLRHGLATFADWIKRA, encoded by the coding sequence ATGCGGATACTGTTGACAGGCGGTGCCGGGTTCATCGGATCCCACCTTGTCGATCGACTTCTCGCCGAAGGGGCTGAGGTCACGGTCGTGGACAACCTCGATTCATTCTACAACCCAGCCGTCAAACTTCACAATATCTCGACGCACACGGACGATCCGGGGTTCACGTTCGTCCAGGGTGACATTTGTCGCGTAGCGGAGTTCGGCGAACAGATTCCGGATCCTGTCGATGTCATCGTGCATCTGGCTGCTCGAGCCGGCGTCCGCCCGTCGATCGCGGACCCGACAGGATATCAGCACGTCAATGTGGCCGGCACCCAGAGTATGCTTGAACTGGCGAAGGAACGGGGCGTCAAGCATTTCGTGTTCGCCTCTTCCAGCAGCGTCTACGGTGTTAACCCGAACGTACCGTGGTCCGAATCGGAGATGACACTGCGACCGATCAGTCCTTATGCGAGCACAAAGATCAGCGGAGAACTGCTCGGGCATGTGTACAGCCACCTCTACGGGATACGCTTTACCGCACTGAGATTGTTTACAGTCTACGGTCCGCGGCAACGGCCAGACCTCGCGATACATAAGTTCTCAAAGCTGATGCTTGCAGGACAACCGATTCCGCTTTTTGGCGACGGGTCGACCGAACGCGACTACACGCACGCCTTTGATGTGATTGATGGGATAAGGTCTGCGATTGATTACGATGACGAGCTGTTTGACGTGTTCAATATCGGGAGCGATGAGCCTGTACGTCTCAGCACTCTGGTCGACCTGCTTCAGGATGTTCTTGGCGTTGAGGCGAAGATCGACCGGCATCCCGAACAAATTGGTGACCTGCCCCGGACGTGGTCCAATCTTGAGCATGCACGAGATCGTCTGGGATATCAGCCCCGCGTCGACCTTCGGCATGGCCTCGCGACATTTGCCGACTGGATCAAGCGAGCCTAG
- a CDS encoding glycosyltransferase family 4 protein, producing the protein MPETTPLRIIVVVNQLLGWSQNFITRELVTLAEIGVDVRVASRSVDERSDLSPAEDELASTSLQLPENPFLPRELTSHIVFALRNAAAYYRAWRHFWPIKHNRFQARMRSLVCLYRAVTVAAEVQRFKPDLIHAHFLTAPAETALYLSALTGIPWSATAHAMDIYRDRSGNGSKIADALFVTTCTEANRKFLAESFPDHTKKIVRIYHGLLKPGTEPPRLRTGTFVFLAVGRMVEKKGFDYLISACSIVGKQTDIPFVCRLVGDGPLLEAYRDRVRTERLERLVEFYGRAAVTAMDGHYASAAALVVPSVVTDDGDRDGIPNVCLEAMSHGLPVIGTNISGLPEVVRDGENGFLVPPADPLALSRAMLALLNHDDLAGLGEVSRTIVADSFDVERNVRSFVETADTYLRTVSCVG; encoded by the coding sequence GTGCCCGAAACGACGCCGCTCAGGATTATCGTGGTTGTTAACCAGCTCCTGGGTTGGTCACAGAACTTCATCACCCGCGAACTTGTGACGCTCGCCGAAATCGGCGTGGATGTTCGTGTCGCGTCCCGATCCGTCGATGAACGATCGGACCTGTCTCCGGCAGAAGACGAACTCGCTTCAACTTCATTGCAGCTCCCGGAGAATCCATTCCTACCACGCGAGTTGACGTCTCACATAGTGTTTGCCTTGCGCAACGCGGCGGCATACTACCGCGCGTGGCGGCATTTCTGGCCTATCAAGCACAACCGCTTCCAGGCGAGGATGCGAAGTCTTGTCTGCCTGTATCGTGCAGTTACCGTCGCTGCAGAGGTCCAGCGTTTCAAGCCTGACCTGATACATGCGCACTTTCTAACGGCCCCGGCCGAGACAGCACTCTACCTGTCCGCTCTGACTGGTATCCCATGGAGTGCGACCGCACACGCGATGGACATCTATCGCGATCGTAGCGGAAACGGGTCCAAAATCGCGGACGCTCTCTTTGTGACAACGTGCACGGAAGCCAATCGGAAGTTCCTCGCTGAATCGTTCCCCGACCACACGAAGAAAATTGTGCGGATCTATCACGGATTATTGAAGCCCGGGACCGAACCGCCACGTCTTCGAACCGGGACCTTCGTGTTCCTGGCCGTCGGCCGAATGGTCGAGAAGAAAGGGTTTGATTATCTGATCTCCGCGTGCTCCATCGTGGGCAAGCAAACTGACATTCCGTTCGTATGCAGGCTCGTCGGCGACGGCCCGCTTCTTGAAGCATATCGCGACCGAGTGCGGACAGAGCGGCTTGAAAGGCTGGTGGAGTTCTACGGTCGGGCTGCGGTCACAGCGATGGATGGCCACTACGCGTCGGCCGCGGCACTGGTCGTACCATCAGTCGTAACGGACGATGGTGATCGCGACGGCATTCCAAACGTTTGTCTGGAGGCGATGTCGCACGGGCTGCCGGTAATCGGTACAAACATTTCCGGACTGCCGGAGGTGGTACGAGACGGCGAGAACGGTTTTCTTGTGCCACCCGCCGACCCGCTGGCGCTGAGTCGCGCGATGCTGGCGTTGCTGAATCACGACGACCTCGCCGGACTTGGCGAGGTATCCAGAACGATTGTCGCCGACAGCTTCGATGTTGAGCGAAATGTAAGGTCGTTTGTCGAAACGGCCGACACGTATCTGAGGACCGTATCGTGTGTGGGATAG
- the asnB gene encoding asparagine synthase (glutamine-hydrolyzing) encodes MCGIAGILALSGSRPEADELSRMTDDLAHRGPDGEGQWIEGPIGLGHRRLSIIDLETGHQPMQSTSGRSVISYNGEIYNYRELRESLRETGSVFATGSDTEVILALYETHGIAALKKLSGMFAFALWDREEKRLVLARDRFGIKPLYYTESDGRLIFASRIKALRSVASSVDGISPAAVNAYFLRQYIGGENTIFSGVKRVMPGQVIEVGDSRLKASYFWTPSSERPRRRSTTADRASLKDALSASVRRHLVSDVPVGLFLSGGIDSTLLLSLACGVSGRAPDTFTVDFGTESSSQDAGYARLAANQFGSQHHEIRVGIDECLETLPSIIAHFDQPLADYACLPTLVMSRFARSHVKVVLGGEGADELFGGYKRYRRNLLAETLGPLALRLHHSPPAPLFKDLRRKELLGDAFVASNDLPSERRISDDVRRFATSGPVNAALHTDMRSWLPDNLLSKVDGMSMMASLEARVPYLDPEVVDLAFRFRGLDKVRPFRLKKLLRDVSVTEIPEEILNRPKSGFTVPVNKWFQGQLGQQFREIVLGGSAARSWLNSDAAEKLLTSHQRTGRSGLELWSILVFAWWIELNA; translated from the coding sequence GTGTGTGGGATAGCCGGGATTCTCGCCCTTTCTGGAAGTCGTCCTGAGGCGGATGAACTGTCCCGAATGACAGACGATCTGGCTCACCGCGGGCCGGACGGCGAGGGGCAATGGATCGAAGGTCCGATCGGCCTGGGGCATCGTCGTCTCAGCATCATCGACCTGGAAACGGGCCACCAGCCAATGCAATCGACGAGTGGACGTTCGGTCATCTCCTATAATGGTGAGATTTACAACTACCGCGAGCTGAGGGAATCCCTCCGAGAGACCGGCAGCGTCTTTGCGACGGGCAGCGACACGGAAGTCATACTCGCGTTGTACGAAACCCACGGGATCGCTGCACTGAAGAAGCTATCCGGGATGTTTGCCTTTGCGCTCTGGGATCGTGAGGAGAAGCGGTTGGTACTCGCCCGGGACCGATTCGGGATCAAGCCGCTCTACTATACCGAGTCAGATGGTCGGCTCATTTTCGCTTCTCGAATCAAGGCATTGCGCTCGGTGGCATCATCGGTCGACGGGATATCTCCGGCTGCCGTGAATGCCTATTTTCTGAGGCAATATATAGGCGGCGAGAACACCATCTTCTCAGGCGTCAAGCGAGTGATGCCGGGTCAGGTAATCGAGGTAGGCGACTCCAGGCTCAAGGCCTCGTATTTCTGGACCCCGTCATCGGAACGCCCCCGCCGTCGATCTACGACAGCTGACCGCGCATCGCTGAAGGACGCCTTGTCGGCTTCAGTACGGCGTCATCTGGTGAGCGACGTCCCTGTCGGGCTTTTTCTGAGCGGCGGCATCGACTCCACGCTGCTGCTCTCACTTGCCTGTGGCGTAAGTGGTCGCGCCCCGGACACCTTTACGGTTGACTTCGGCACAGAGTCGTCGTCGCAAGACGCCGGCTACGCGCGCCTCGCAGCGAATCAGTTCGGCTCGCAGCATCATGAGATACGTGTCGGAATCGACGAATGTCTTGAGACGCTACCGTCGATCATCGCACACTTCGATCAACCGCTGGCCGATTACGCGTGTCTTCCGACGCTGGTAATGAGCCGGTTCGCGAGGAGTCACGTCAAGGTGGTACTTGGCGGTGAAGGCGCGGACGAGCTGTTTGGCGGTTACAAACGCTATCGTAGAAATCTCCTGGCCGAGACGCTCGGCCCACTTGCCCTGCGTCTCCATCACAGCCCCCCTGCCCCTCTGTTTAAAGATCTGCGACGCAAGGAGTTGCTGGGTGACGCATTCGTCGCATCGAACGATCTCCCTTCCGAGCGCCGTATTAGCGACGACGTAAGACGTTTCGCGACCTCCGGTCCCGTGAACGCTGCGCTGCATACCGACATGCGAAGCTGGCTCCCGGACAACCTCCTCAGCAAGGTGGACGGCATGAGCATGATGGCTTCGCTGGAAGCCAGAGTCCCCTACCTGGATCCGGAAGTCGTGGATCTTGCCTTTCGATTCAGAGGTCTGGACAAGGTCCGGCCGTTTCGATTGAAGAAGCTGCTGCGGGATGTTTCAGTTACCGAGATCCCTGAAGAGATCCTGAATCGCCCCAAGAGCGGGTTCACTGTTCCCGTCAACAAGTGGTTTCAGGGACAACTTGGCCAGCAGTTTCGGGAGATCGTGCTCGGCGGCTCGGCAGCAAGATCGTGGCTGAATTCCGACGCCGCAGAGAAACTCCTGACGTCGCATCAACGAACCGGTCGATCCGGACTGGAGCTCTGGTCAATACTCGTCTTTGCCTGGTGGATAGAGCTGAACGCGTGA
- a CDS encoding RidA family protein — protein MKAISTIQAPAPAGHYSQAVLTGGLLFVSGQLPVDPQTRKLVSGSIEEETIRTLTNVRHIVEAAGASITDVVKVTIYVSDIADWPRINEAYAGFFGGHRPARVVVPVGPLHHGARIEVEAVAECATD, from the coding sequence ATGAAGGCAATCTCCACGATTCAGGCTCCCGCGCCGGCCGGACACTACTCCCAGGCTGTTCTGACCGGCGGCCTCCTTTTTGTCTCCGGTCAGCTGCCTGTCGATCCCCAGACGCGGAAGCTGGTAAGTGGGTCCATCGAGGAAGAGACGATTCGCACGCTTACGAACGTGCGTCATATTGTTGAAGCGGCCGGAGCGTCGATCACTGACGTGGTGAAGGTCACGATCTACGTATCGGACATCGCGGACTGGCCTCGCATCAATGAGGCCTACGCCGGGTTCTTCGGAGGCCATCGACCAGCACGTGTTGTGGTGCCTGTCGGTCCATTGCATCATGGAGCAAGGATCGAAGTCGAGGCCGTGGCCGAGTGTGCGACCGATTGA